In Candidatus Didemnitutus sp., a genomic segment contains:
- the tnpB gene encoding IS66 family insertion sequence element accessory protein TnpB, with protein MGTIVAEVIDAGDRDSRGRRRMSVAQRADYVRAYRESGLNQMAFAKREGLRYSTFAHWVQKAAKGELRVSAMSSPREGAMQFAQVQLPAPAAPAPPASKCAYPTAWSCAATMCRSSPCWCGRCGADAMLAFPAAVRIYVAVQPVDMRKQFNGLWSAVAEQLGEDPRSGAVFCFINQSRTRLKMLYWDGTGVWVLAKRLEKGRFSWPTPSEARQKLSLAPEALALLVGGVELKQGSLKAWYER; from the coding sequence ATGGGAACGATTGTGGCGGAGGTGATAGATGCGGGAGATCGCGATTCGCGCGGGCGGCGTCGGATGTCGGTGGCGCAGCGCGCCGACTACGTGCGGGCGTATCGCGAGAGCGGCTTGAACCAGATGGCGTTCGCGAAGCGCGAGGGGCTGCGCTACTCGACGTTTGCGCACTGGGTGCAGAAGGCCGCGAAGGGAGAGCTGCGCGTGTCGGCAATGTCGTCACCCCGCGAGGGCGCGATGCAGTTTGCGCAGGTGCAGTTGCCGGCACCAGCAGCGCCGGCGCCGCCAGCCTCGAAGTGCGCTTATCCGACGGCGTGGTCGTGCGCGGCGACGATGTGCAGAAGCTCGCCGTGCTGGTGCGGGCGTTGCGGAGCTGACGCGATGCTCGCCTTCCCTGCGGCGGTGCGGATCTACGTGGCGGTGCAGCCGGTGGACATGCGCAAGCAGTTTAACGGTCTGTGGAGCGCAGTCGCGGAGCAACTCGGCGAGGATCCGCGCAGTGGCGCGGTCTTCTGCTTCATCAACCAGTCGCGCACTCGACTGAAGATGCTCTATTGGGACGGCACCGGCGTGTGGGTGTTGGCGAAGCGACTGGAGAAAGGACGCTTCTCGTGGCCGACGCCGAGTGAAGCGCGCCAGAAACTCTCGCTGGCACCGGAGGCGCTGGCGTTGCTGGTCGGTGGTGTGGAGTTGAAGCAGGGTTCGCTCAAGGCGTGGTATGAGCGCTGA